The following are encoded together in the Parabacteroides chongii genome:
- a CDS encoding ArsR/SmtB family transcription factor translates to MSRKEFTTEQERLARFAKALGHPIRIAILQMLASQECCYHGDMSEVLPIAKSTLSQHLKELKDAELIQGEIIPPTVKYCINQKSWEEAKNLFSLFFVAIDNKENCNNK, encoded by the coding sequence ATGTCAAGAAAAGAATTTACAACTGAACAAGAAAGATTGGCTCGTTTTGCTAAAGCATTGGGACATCCTATCCGTATAGCCATATTACAAATGCTGGCAAGTCAGGAATGTTGTTATCATGGGGACATGTCGGAAGTGCTGCCAATTGCCAAAAGTACCCTTTCACAGCATTTGAAAGAGCTGAAAGATGCCGAATTGATACAAGGAGAAATTATTCCTCCTACGGTTAAGTATTGCATTAATCAGAAGAGTTGGGAAGAGGCGAAAAACTTATTTTCTTTATTCTTTGTCGCTATTGATAACAAAGAAAACTGTAATAATAAATAG
- a CDS encoding helix-turn-helix domain-containing protein, giving the protein MEKKNTLDFKTVYDCNCCLACKTLHPQVSLINLESPSLEQDTVKFEFYAILLIENCPDECSCCGRKYYDYSNATMVFLTPGEIFRMSEEKTLPGKGYLLVFHPDLLFQTTLKNHIENYTFFHYRKEEALHLSQRETEKVTCCLWNIEEELHHSIDMHSSTILSRHIELLLDYCTRYYERQFITRENKNKTILEKMEQLLDDYISSGRLQNGKLPAPDYLAKRLNLSTSYFNDLLKFETGKTLEQYFEFKRLEVAKRMLLKSDATPAIIARQLGYPNVQYFSLIFKKITGVAPCDYRYSQN; this is encoded by the coding sequence ATGGAAAAGAAAAATACATTGGATTTTAAGACCGTATATGATTGTAACTGTTGTCTGGCCTGCAAGACGTTGCATCCACAGGTAAGTCTTATCAATCTGGAGAGCCCGTCGTTGGAACAGGATACCGTCAAGTTTGAGTTTTATGCTATCTTGCTGATAGAGAATTGCCCTGACGAATGTTCATGTTGCGGACGGAAATACTATGATTATTCCAATGCAACAATGGTATTTCTTACCCCCGGCGAAATTTTCCGTATGAGTGAGGAGAAAACCTTGCCCGGCAAAGGCTACCTGCTGGTGTTTCATCCGGACTTGCTGTTTCAGACCACACTGAAGAACCACATAGAGAATTACACTTTCTTCCATTATCGTAAGGAGGAAGCATTGCACCTGTCGCAGCGTGAAACGGAGAAAGTCACCTGCTGTCTATGGAATATAGAGGAAGAACTGCATCATTCGATCGATATGCATAGCAGCACTATCCTTTCCCGGCACATTGAATTGTTACTGGACTATTGTACCCGCTACTACGAACGTCAGTTTATCACCCGTGAGAATAAGAATAAGACCATTCTGGAAAAAATGGAGCAGTTGCTCGATGACTATATAAGTTCCGGCAGATTGCAAAACGGCAAACTGCCTGCACCCGACTATCTTGCGAAGAGGCTCAATCTTTCTACATCCTATTTCAACGACCTGCTGAAATTTGAAACAGGCAAGACGCTGGAACAGTATTTCGAATTCAAACGATTGGAAGTTGCTAAACGAATGTTACTGAAATCCGATGCCACACCTGCCATCATAGCCCGCCAACTGGGTTATCCGAATGTGCAGTATTTCAGTCTTATATTCAAGAAAATAACAGGTGTTGCACCCTGCGATTACCGTTATTCGCAAAATTGA
- a CDS encoding DUF3307 domain-containing protein → MEWTDLDLLLKLLFSHLVVDFLLQTNSIVRKKKEGNCLYHVIHSLTQALVAYLIVGLWNCWFIIPVIFVTHFVIDYWKITYKERLSSFIFDQILHIIVLFILWIAITGQYSMIGESCRELMKCNKCWIILIGYLLVLKPASIFLGLFTRRWSLGGNVSESLQNAGQWIGYLERILILTFILIGQIEAIGFLLAAKSIFRFGELNKSKEIKTTEYVLIGTLASFTIAILIGLIMVKLMVFQQSVI, encoded by the coding sequence ATGGAATGGACAGACCTTGATCTTCTATTAAAACTATTATTCTCTCATCTTGTCGTCGATTTCCTGTTACAGACGAACTCCATTGTCAGGAAAAAGAAAGAAGGGAATTGCCTGTATCACGTCATTCATAGCCTGACACAAGCGCTCGTTGCATATCTGATCGTTGGTCTATGGAATTGCTGGTTTATCATACCGGTTATTTTTGTTACTCATTTTGTTATCGACTACTGGAAAATAACATACAAAGAGAGACTCTCTTCTTTCATTTTCGATCAAATATTACACATTATTGTACTTTTTATCCTATGGATAGCCATTACCGGACAATATAGCATGATTGGAGAATCATGTCGGGAATTAATGAAATGCAATAAATGTTGGATCATCCTGATCGGATACCTGCTTGTTCTAAAACCTGCCTCTATCTTTCTGGGACTCTTTACCAGAAGATGGAGTTTAGGAGGAAATGTTTCCGAAAGTCTTCAAAATGCAGGTCAATGGATCGGATATCTGGAAAGAATACTCATTCTTACTTTCATTCTGATCGGTCAGATAGAAGCGATAGGATTTCTTCTGGCTGCAAAATCTATTTTCCGTTTCGGTGAATTGAATAAAAGTAAAGAAATTAAGACCACTGAATATGTGTTGATTGGAACTTTGGCAAGTTTCACGATTGCTATTCTCATTGGATTAATTATGGTCAAACTGATGGTCTTTCAACAAAGTGTTATTTAG
- a CDS encoding sensor histidine kinase produces the protein MKTKLRFKIIAALICLSLAALLFSQGYWLKGLYDSTWEQVNGNIQDAMRMADYKELFIRMDSLSENKGSGTITSEIKLSKDSTEEISRNGLMDTFSIKADKNPFKYNEAAESLNEYLDLLTSLEGQIQEALHVKLDSLIPIDYILYDTLLVMELKQYDISVPYKLEVIQMKDSVPETIMTFRSVETFDNKGVQFSYPIKSVEPELYYQLTLKAPSQLVFKQMAGILTSSLLLVILILIAFIYLLYTILRQKTIEELKTDFTNNMTHELKTPISVAYAANDVLLNYDTHVSEKQKKYLGIVREQLTQLTGLVEQILTLSVENRNTFRLKQESIRVADMIAPLIEQHKLKAGKQVDITTNIPENIAVFADRTHFYNILGNLIDNAVKYSGDKPAEISVSAEMQPNEIRVSVTDNGIGISDTNLQHIFDKFYRVPSGNLHNVKGFGLGLYYVKDMMSKHGGSVTVKSQPGKGTTFTLHFKN, from the coding sequence ATGAAAACGAAACTACGTTTTAAGATTATTGCTGCACTGATCTGTTTGTCACTGGCTGCATTATTGTTTTCACAGGGATACTGGTTGAAGGGACTCTACGATTCAACCTGGGAACAAGTAAACGGAAATATACAGGATGCCATGCGTATGGCTGACTACAAGGAGCTATTCATCCGTATGGATTCACTGAGCGAGAATAAAGGATCCGGAACAATCACCTCCGAGATTAAACTTTCGAAGGATAGCACAGAAGAAATTTCACGAAACGGATTAATGGATACATTTTCCATAAAAGCAGATAAGAACCCCTTCAAATATAACGAAGCAGCCGAATCGCTCAACGAATACCTTGACCTGCTGACCTCACTGGAAGGTCAGATACAAGAGGCCTTGCACGTAAAACTCGATTCATTGATACCTATCGACTATATCCTGTACGATACTTTGCTCGTCATGGAACTCAAACAGTACGATATTTCCGTCCCCTATAAACTGGAAGTAATTCAGATGAAGGACAGCGTGCCCGAAACCATTATGACATTCCGGTCAGTCGAGACGTTCGACAATAAAGGAGTACAATTCAGCTATCCGATCAAAAGCGTAGAACCGGAACTATATTACCAACTAACATTAAAAGCCCCCTCCCAACTGGTATTCAAACAAATGGCAGGCATCCTCACTTCATCTCTTCTGCTGGTCATCCTGATTCTGATCGCTTTCATCTACCTACTTTATACGATCCTCAGACAGAAGACGATCGAAGAGTTGAAAACGGATTTTACCAACAATATGACACATGAACTAAAAACCCCGATATCCGTCGCCTATGCTGCCAACGACGTTTTGCTCAACTACGACACCCATGTCAGCGAGAAACAGAAGAAATACCTGGGTATCGTCCGGGAACAACTCACACAGTTGACCGGCCTGGTCGAACAGATACTCACCCTCTCTGTGGAGAACCGCAATACCTTCCGGCTGAAACAGGAATCGATCCGCGTAGCTGACATGATCGCCCCACTCATTGAACAACACAAGCTGAAAGCTGGAAAACAGGTCGATATCACAACAAATATACCAGAGAACATTGCAGTATTTGCCGACCGTACGCATTTCTATAATATATTGGGTAACCTGATCGACAATGCGGTAAAATATTCCGGCGATAAACCTGCAGAAATATCTGTCAGTGCGGAGATGCAGCCGAACGAGATCCGTGTATCCGTTACGGACAACGGTATCGGCATCAGCGATACGAATCTGCAACACATATTCGATAAGTTTTACCGGGTTCCCAGCGGCAACCTGCACAATGTAAAAGGTTTCGGACTAGGGCTATATTACGTAAAAGATATGATGTCGAAACATGGGGGATCAGTGACCGTCAAGAGTCAACCGGGAAAAGGCACGACATTCACCCTCCATTTCAAAAACTAA
- a CDS encoding response regulator transcription factor has translation MAKIKVLLVEDEPTLAMIIKDTLDGEEFDIVLAADGEEGLALYKEIKPDIIVTDIMMPKIDGFTLIRHIRKTDSQIPVLFLSARSAANDVVEGFELGGNDYLKKPFGMAELIVRIKALLNKITVRKEEKTTFNLGQYTFDAVTQTLLYCGEKQLLSNRESEILKRLCENKDHVLPMKDVLLDLWGDDSFFNARSLHVFITKLRHKLSKDDSIKILNVRGIGYKLIID, from the coding sequence ATGGCAAAGATAAAAGTATTATTAGTAGAAGACGAACCGACACTGGCAATGATCATCAAGGATACGCTGGATGGTGAAGAGTTCGATATCGTATTGGCTGCCGACGGCGAAGAAGGACTGGCGCTTTACAAAGAAATCAAACCGGATATTATCGTGACCGACATCATGATGCCTAAAATAGACGGCTTCACCCTGATACGGCATATCCGTAAAACAGACAGCCAGATACCTGTCCTCTTCCTCTCCGCTCGTTCTGCCGCGAACGATGTTGTCGAAGGTTTCGAGCTGGGCGGCAACGACTACCTGAAAAAGCCTTTCGGCATGGCGGAGTTGATTGTCCGTATCAAAGCCCTGCTGAATAAAATTACAGTACGCAAGGAAGAAAAAACAACCTTCAACCTCGGTCAATATACATTCGATGCAGTTACGCAAACATTATTATATTGCGGGGAGAAACAACTCCTGAGCAACCGCGAATCGGAAATACTCAAACGGCTTTGCGAAAACAAAGACCATGTATTGCCAATGAAAGACGTACTGCTCGACCTGTGGGGAGACGACTCTTTCTTCAATGCCCGTAGCTTGCACGTCTTCATTACCAAACTGCGACATAAACTATCGAAAGACGACTCGATAAAGATCCTGAATGTCCGGGGAATAGGCTATAAACTGATCATCGACTAA
- a CDS encoding SUMF1/EgtB/PvdO family nonheme iron enzyme, translated as MQTKLFLSVLFACFSLFLTANNDRYVIEAHIGGVKDGTVFFLKQFDNQRIINSMRIEKGKFQMKGTLSDVPQHLWLCTTIDDEFHYCDLLIDKDTLYVEGHLSDFPNGLHFKGADTHMGYAVYLEETHDLNQRIDSLNAVSMAQHELGAIGKKRSDGKEKKKPAFLQSLSNLNAQPVRGSQELDVDIELHAVQQKRDSIRIAFIGENMDKYAGQFLLTRIMKKLSPDSLRQFYRLIPVEMKKTKFARLISSQINPYADNCIRQADNLLSLSGTPINMYKYTEEAYRLYEQGVRLDPERTDGYIALATMYERLLPLKGNEAYDISISYLNKFIESDVREEDRNEARKRMKEIEFRKWLSTNINPEMIEVKGSTFKMGSTYKEDNNPPHEVKVNSFSISKYEITNFQFAQFLKTYESNVIKEGPDAGQPLYYECNWGIQNGKPVPGYEANPAIYITWYGANAYCQWAGGRLPTEEEWEYAARGGMYGKRDHLYSGGMELDSLGWYAGNSEGKPHPVGMKKPNELGIHDMSGNVWEWCSDTFEKDGKLYAVVRGGTWFNERATCRPTCHYYIYPGSKHFNNGFRLVKDIPLNP; from the coding sequence ATGCAGACTAAACTATTTCTATCCGTACTATTTGCCTGTTTCAGCCTTTTTCTGACGGCTAATAACGACCGGTATGTCATAGAAGCACACATCGGCGGAGTAAAAGATGGCACGGTGTTCTTCCTCAAACAGTTCGACAACCAGCGCATCATCAACTCCATGCGGATCGAAAAAGGAAAATTCCAGATGAAAGGGACACTGTCCGACGTACCCCAACACTTATGGCTATGCACAACGATAGACGACGAGTTCCATTACTGCGACCTTCTCATCGACAAAGACACATTATACGTGGAAGGTCATCTCTCCGACTTTCCTAACGGACTGCATTTCAAAGGAGCTGACACACACATGGGATATGCCGTTTACCTGGAAGAGACGCACGACCTTAACCAAAGGATAGACAGCCTGAATGCCGTCTCGATGGCCCAACACGAACTAGGTGCCATCGGTAAAAAACGTTCCGACGGCAAAGAGAAAAAGAAGCCCGCCTTCCTCCAATCCCTGAGCAATCTGAATGCTCAACCGGTACGGGGAAGCCAGGAACTGGATGTAGATATCGAACTGCATGCCGTCCAGCAGAAAAGAGATTCTATCCGAATTGCTTTCATCGGAGAGAATATGGATAAATATGCGGGCCAGTTCCTCCTGACACGTATCATGAAAAAACTGTCGCCCGATTCACTCAGACAGTTCTACCGTCTGATTCCGGTGGAGATGAAGAAAACAAAATTCGCCCGCCTGATCAGTAGCCAGATCAACCCTTATGCCGATAATTGCATCCGGCAGGCAGACAACCTGCTCTCTCTTAGCGGTACCCCGATTAACATGTACAAATATACCGAAGAGGCTTACAGACTCTATGAACAGGGCGTACGGCTGGACCCGGAACGTACCGACGGATACATTGCACTGGCAACCATGTACGAACGGTTGCTTCCTTTGAAAGGAAACGAAGCGTACGATATCTCTATCTCCTACCTCAATAAATTCATTGAAAGCGATGTCAGGGAAGAAGACCGGAATGAAGCCCGGAAACGGATGAAAGAGATTGAATTCCGAAAATGGTTATCAACCAACATCAATCCGGAAATGATCGAAGTGAAAGGAAGTACTTTTAAGATGGGCTCGACCTATAAAGAAGACAACAATCCACCTCATGAAGTGAAAGTGAACAGTTTCTCCATCAGCAAATATGAAATTACCAACTTCCAGTTCGCCCAGTTCCTGAAAACATACGAAAGTAATGTAATCAAAGAAGGTCCCGACGCCGGACAGCCTTTATATTATGAATGTAACTGGGGAATCCAAAACGGAAAACCGGTCCCCGGCTACGAAGCCAACCCAGCCATTTACATCACCTGGTACGGAGCTAATGCTTATTGCCAATGGGCAGGCGGACGTTTACCCACAGAGGAAGAATGGGAATATGCTGCTCGCGGCGGCATGTATGGCAAACGGGACCATTTATATAGCGGCGGCATGGAACTCGACAGCCTCGGATGGTATGCCGGAAACTCGGAAGGCAAACCGCACCCTGTCGGTATGAAGAAACCGAACGAACTGGGAATCCATGATATGAGCGGGAATGTATGGGAATGGTGTTCCGATACATTTGAAAAAGACGGCAAACTATATGCTGTCGTACGCGGCGGCACCTGGTTTAACGAACGGGCAACCTGCCGGCCTACCTGTCATTACTATATCTACCCGGGAAGTAAACACTTCAACAACGGATTCAGGTTGGTAAAAGATATCCCCCTAAATCCGTAA
- a CDS encoding TIGR03905 family TSCPD domain-containing protein: MNKQRVAYTPVGGVCSKMMIVDAEDNIITGVQIVGGCQGNTQGLSKLLIGMAVPEAIQRLEGIDCRERGTSCPDQLAQALRKLS; this comes from the coding sequence ATGAATAAACAACGTGTCGCTTATACTCCGGTTGGGGGAGTATGTTCAAAAATGATGATTGTGGATGCTGAAGATAACATTATTACCGGTGTACAGATCGTGGGCGGTTGCCAGGGTAATACGCAGGGGCTGAGCAAACTGTTGATCGGTATGGCAGTGCCTGAAGCTATACAGCGCCTGGAAGGTATCGACTGCCGCGAACGGGGTACGTCCTGCCCGGACCAGTTGGCACAGGCATTACGAAAACTTAGCTGA
- a CDS encoding bifunctional folylpolyglutamate synthase/dihydrofolate synthase produces the protein MTYEETLHYLYTSIPVFQHSGASAYKPGLDTSIALDNYLGNPHKAYKTIHVAGTNGKGSVSHLLAAILRQAGYKVGLFTSPHLIDFRERIRVNGKMIPQEYVVDFVERHRTTFEPLHPSFFELTSTMAFDYFRAEKVDFAVIEVGMGGRLDSTNIITPILSIITNISLDHTQFLGDTVEKIAFEKAGIIKPEVPALVGEVYSHSVAKVFSETAVKNNTLVYFASEEDLLEESYLMDTGEWYLNSVEYGQLFGELGGVVQVRNAKTVLAALNLLESTGVNISQEAVREGFEHVVELTGLMGRWQTLQEKPKVICDTGHNIGGWEYLNIQLNEVIKHSRQTHMIVGMVNDKDINGVLELMPKDAFYYFTQASVERAMPATDFAAMAVGHGLSGVVCDSVADAIARALEQAHEEDTIFIGGSTFIVADALPLFMKQDK, from the coding sequence ATGACTTACGAAGAAACGCTTCACTATCTATATACAAGCATTCCGGTTTTTCAGCACAGCGGCGCATCCGCTTATAAGCCGGGATTAGATACCAGTATCGCACTGGATAATTATCTGGGTAATCCGCACAAAGCCTACAAAACGATCCATGTAGCGGGTACAAACGGGAAAGGTTCGGTCAGCCATTTGTTGGCAGCCATCCTCCGGCAGGCAGGATATAAAGTCGGACTTTTCACTTCGCCCCACCTGATCGATTTCCGCGAACGTATCCGTGTCAACGGCAAAATGATTCCCCAGGAATATGTTGTAGATTTTGTAGAACGCCACCGTACCACATTCGAACCTCTCCACCCCTCTTTTTTTGAGCTGACTTCTACCATGGCATTCGATTATTTCCGTGCCGAAAAGGTCGATTTCGCTGTAATAGAAGTCGGTATGGGCGGTCGTCTGGACAGTACAAACATCATCACACCGATCCTGAGCATCATTACGAATATCAGCCTCGACCATACCCAGTTCCTGGGTGACACGGTCGAAAAGATAGCCTTTGAGAAAGCCGGTATCATCAAACCGGAAGTACCTGCCCTGGTCGGAGAAGTATATAGCCATAGCGTAGCCAAAGTATTCAGCGAGACCGCCGTAAAAAACAACACCCTGGTTTACTTCGCTTCAGAAGAGGACCTGCTCGAAGAATCTTATCTAATGGATACCGGCGAATGGTATCTCAACTCCGTAGAATACGGACAGTTATTCGGAGAACTGGGCGGCGTAGTCCAGGTCAGAAATGCAAAAACCGTACTGGCAGCCCTCAATCTGCTTGAGAGTACAGGAGTGAACATTTCGCAGGAAGCCGTGCGGGAAGGATTTGAACATGTAGTAGAACTGACCGGATTAATGGGACGTTGGCAGACCTTACAGGAAAAACCGAAGGTGATATGCGATACAGGCCATAACATAGGTGGCTGGGAATACCTGAATATACAACTGAATGAAGTAATAAAACATTCACGGCAAACTCACATGATCGTCGGAATGGTAAACGACAAGGATATTAACGGCGTACTAGAACTGATGCCCAAAGATGCCTTCTATTATTTCACTCAGGCATCCGTCGAACGGGCGATGCCTGCCACCGATTTCGCAGCGATGGCGGTCGGGCACGGACTGAGCGGAGTGGTCTGCGACAGCGTAGCCGATGCCATTGCACGTGCCCTGGAACAGGCTCATGAAGAAGATACGATCTTTATCGGAGGAAGTACCTTTATCGTAGCCGATGCACTCCCCCTTTTCATGAAACAAGACAAATAA
- a CDS encoding MFS transporter — translation MIEQIHQKLSDSKVARWSVLALVAFTMLCGYFLTDVMAPLKPMLEEQLSWNSTEYGFFTSAYGWFNVFLFMLIIGGIVLDKMGVRFTGVGACILMIIGCSLKYYAISDFFTMEGELFGWKAQVMVAALGYAIFGVGVETAGITVSKIIVRWFKGKEMALAMGLEMATARLGTALALSITVPASKFFGSISAPILLCLCMLCIGLIAFLVFCVMDRKLDASMSAVEQAEEEEPFRLKDIGLIITSKGFWLIALLCVLFYSAVFPFLKYATDLMVNKYNVSPDLAGNIPAILPFGTILLTPFFGNLYDRKGKGATIMICGALMLIGVHLLFTLPILNEWWFATIVMIVLGIAFSLVPSAMWPSVPKIIPEKQLGTAYALIFWVQNIGLSMVPLLIGWVLDTYCKIDNGTGKPAYDYTLPMAIFTSFGVLALIIALLLKREDKIKHYGLEQPNIQSDADKARILAEETIAEP, via the coding sequence ATGATTGAACAAATTCACCAGAAACTGAGCGACTCAAAAGTAGCTCGATGGAGCGTACTCGCGCTCGTCGCATTTACCATGCTTTGCGGATATTTCCTCACCGACGTGATGGCCCCGCTTAAACCGATGCTGGAAGAACAACTTTCCTGGAACAGTACCGAATATGGCTTCTTCACGAGTGCCTACGGTTGGTTCAATGTCTTCCTTTTCATGTTGATCATCGGGGGTATCGTACTGGATAAGATGGGTGTCCGTTTTACCGGAGTCGGTGCCTGTATTTTAATGATTATCGGTTGTTCACTTAAATATTATGCAATATCCGATTTCTTTACCATGGAAGGTGAACTGTTCGGATGGAAAGCCCAGGTAATGGTAGCCGCCCTCGGATACGCGATCTTCGGTGTAGGTGTGGAAACTGCCGGTATCACTGTTTCCAAGATCATCGTAAGATGGTTCAAGGGAAAAGAAATGGCATTGGCAATGGGTCTCGAAATGGCTACAGCCCGTCTGGGTACCGCATTGGCATTGTCGATCACTGTTCCGGCATCGAAGTTCTTCGGTAGCATCTCCGCTCCTATCCTGCTTTGCCTCTGTATGCTGTGCATCGGCTTGATCGCTTTCCTTGTTTTCTGTGTAATGGACCGCAAGCTGGATGCTTCCATGAGTGCTGTCGAACAGGCAGAAGAGGAAGAACCGTTCCGCTTGAAAGATATCGGCCTGATCATCACCAGCAAAGGTTTCTGGTTGATCGCCCTGTTATGCGTACTGTTCTATTCTGCCGTATTCCCATTCCTGAAATATGCAACCGACTTGATGGTCAACAAATATAATGTAAGCCCCGACCTCGCCGGCAACATTCCCGCCATCCTGCCTTTCGGTACGATCCTGTTGACACCGTTCTTCGGAAACCTGTACGACCGTAAAGGTAAAGGCGCAACTATCATGATTTGCGGTGCATTGATGCTGATCGGTGTACACCTGCTGTTCACCTTGCCGATCCTGAACGAATGGTGGTTTGCCACGATCGTAATGATTGTACTGGGAATCGCTTTCTCACTGGTTCCGTCGGCTATGTGGCCATCCGTTCCGAAAATCATTCCGGAAAAACAGCTGGGTACTGCTTATGCCCTGATCTTCTGGGTACAGAATATCGGATTGAGCATGGTTCCACTTCTGATCGGATGGGTACTGGATACGTATTGCAAGATCGATAACGGTACGGGAAAACCGGCATACGATTATACGCTGCCGATGGCAATCTTTACCAGTTTCGGTGTATTGGCTTTGATTATCGCCCTCCTCTTGAAACGTGAAGACAAGATCAAACACTACGGTCTGGAGCAACCCAATATCCAGAGCGATGCCGATAAAGCACGTATCCTCGCAGAAGAAACGATTGCAGAGCCTTAA